The genomic region TAAAGTTGCAGAGTTCTTCGGTTACACTGTGGATGCTCTTACAACAGAAGTTCGCGACTACCTCGCATAAGAATTTCTTTCGCACTTTGAAAAGTGTTTAAAAGGTCGGCGTAAAAGCCGGCCTTTTTCTATTTTTAGGCCTGCCGATGTGGAATAAATGGCGAGATCAGCTTTATTATCAAAAAATTATTAAAGTCTAACAGGAACACAAAAGATATGAGCTATCACGCCGATACCGTGCACGGTGAATCCATTCGCATTACGGGCCATATTCCCGAAGATAAACCTTGTTTTGTCATTTCATGTAATCGCGGCGAAATTGCTGCCGATACTTTACGTGCTGCCAAAGAAATCATGAAGCCCCATGTACTCACAGCCACACTGCATACTGCAGGTGATGCTCAGTACCCTTACGTTGAGCAATCCGAGTACCACATTTGTATTGGTCCAGATAACTTCACTCCCGAGCAAGTTGCTGCGGGTCGCGCAAAAACTCCTTACATGGATATCCCTACTTTATTGACGGCTTGTGGTATTGTCCGCAAAATCGGCGAAGATCTCTTCGGCAAAGACGGTTTCAAAATTGGCGTTCATCCTGGTTATGGCATGCTTTCAGAAGAACCTGAATTCGCTAAAGCGATTGTTGATGAAGGTTATATCTTCATTGGTCCAGGTGAAAAAACTCAAGCAATGATGGGCCCGAAAGATAATGCCCGTGATTTAGCGATTGAATCAGGCTTACAAGTTGTTCCAGGTGCGGGTGATATTCGCACCGTAGAAGATGCGCTAAAAGCTCACAAGAAAATGATTACTGATAGTCCCGAACTCGCCGATCGTCGCTTCCGCTTAAAAGCGGTTGCAGGTGGTGGTGGTCGTGGTCAGATCATTTTTAAAGGTGCAGAAGAATTGCCCGCAAAATTTGAAGAAGTTCAGAATATTTCTTACGCACTTGGCTGGCCTTCTCATTTCGTGATGGAACTCAATATCGAAGTTTCCCGTCATTACGAAATTCAACTTTTCAAAGACCTGACTTTTTATGGTCGTGAATGTACGCTTATGCGTTCATCGCAAAAAGAGATCGAAGAATTCTT from Lentisphaera profundi harbors:
- a CDS encoding biotin carboxylase N-terminal domain-containing protein, which codes for MSYHADTVHGESIRITGHIPEDKPCFVISCNRGEIAADTLRAAKEIMKPHVLTATLHTAGDAQYPYVEQSEYHICIGPDNFTPEQVAAGRAKTPYMDIPTLLTACGIVRKIGEDLFGKDGFKIGVHPGYGMLSEEPEFAKAIVDEGYIFIGPGEKTQAMMGPKDNARDLAIESGLQVVPGAGDIRTVEDALKAHKKMITDSPELADRRFRLKAVAGGGGRGQIIFKGAEELPAKFEEVQNISYALGWPSHFVMELNIEVSRHYEIQLFKDLTFYGRECTLMRSSQKEIEEFLAPESLMDTDPIAAKQVEKMLLAAPKLARLCDLDSVSTLECIYDEESQNLYFLEMNTRIQVEHPVTNLATGIDLLRSQILYGFGAPITLKQEDVEFRGHSIEARITNLDPYSKTYGPMGGKTIERYLPPKRTDRMRHYGYVNSGNTLTSFDPMFAKLLGRGHDRQEAIEALFRALSEFIVEGPAFRHNIPHQLFVICHPKFLERDYNSETMDEIRELFLEKFVPFFDEKFGKENRYHSPIVADAVNLFYGQHFH